The following coding sequences are from one Microbacterium wangchenii window:
- a CDS encoding SDR family oxidoreductase, giving the protein MTDSRVLILGGHGKVALLLAPLLVARGDEVTAVIRNSAHADDVSATGATPLVLDLEAGADLGEAFEGYDAIVWAAGAGGGSRERTYAVDRDAAIRSMDAAEAARVRRYVMVSWIGSSPDHGVDPDNPFYAYADAKLAADDHLRASTLNWTILGPGALTLDPPTGRIALDPEGDGAVPRADVAAVIAAALAEDHTVGRFIRFGSGDTPIAEALAR; this is encoded by the coding sequence GTGACTGATTCCCGTGTTCTCATCCTCGGCGGCCATGGCAAGGTCGCCCTCCTCCTGGCGCCCCTGCTGGTGGCCCGCGGCGACGAGGTGACTGCCGTCATCCGCAATTCGGCGCACGCCGACGACGTGTCGGCCACCGGGGCCACCCCCCTCGTGCTCGACCTGGAGGCCGGTGCCGACCTCGGCGAGGCGTTCGAGGGGTACGACGCGATCGTGTGGGCGGCCGGTGCCGGCGGCGGAAGCCGCGAGCGCACGTACGCCGTCGACCGCGATGCCGCGATCCGCTCGATGGATGCGGCGGAGGCCGCCCGCGTACGGCGGTACGTGATGGTCTCGTGGATCGGGTCATCGCCGGACCACGGCGTGGATCCGGACAACCCGTTCTACGCCTACGCGGACGCGAAGCTGGCCGCCGACGACCACCTGCGTGCGAGCACGCTCAACTGGACCATCCTCGGGCCGGGGGCCCTGACCCTCGATCCGCCCACCGGCCGCATCGCCCTCGACCCCGAGGGTGACGGCGCCGTCCCGCGTGCCGACGTGGCCGCCGTGATCGCCGCCGCGCTCGCCGAGGACCACACCGTGGGCCGTTTCATCCGCTTCGGCTCCGGCGACACCCCGATCGCGGAGGCGCTCGCCCGCTGA
- a CDS encoding YchJ family protein → MSFGAASAVRADDGEPCPCGSGAAFGSCCGPLLAGDPAPTPERLMRSRYTAFRMRDAGHLERTWHPRTRPPDPVQLDPDVQWTGLQIVDASIAGDEGRVEFRASWRSGTSRGVLHERSRFARRGGRWLYLDGDVAAE, encoded by the coding sequence ATGTCGTTCGGTGCCGCCTCCGCTGTGCGCGCGGACGACGGCGAGCCGTGCCCATGCGGAAGCGGTGCAGCGTTCGGCAGCTGCTGCGGGCCGCTCCTGGCCGGGGATCCCGCGCCGACCCCCGAGCGGCTCATGCGCTCGCGCTACACGGCGTTCCGGATGCGGGATGCGGGTCACCTCGAGCGAACGTGGCATCCGCGCACGCGTCCTCCCGACCCGGTGCAGCTCGATCCCGACGTGCAGTGGACGGGCCTGCAGATCGTGGACGCGTCGATCGCGGGAGACGAGGGCAGAGTCGAGTTCCGCGCCTCGTGGCGCAGCGGCACCTCGCGCGGGGTCCTGCACGAGCGCAGTCGGTTCGCCCGCCGCGGCGGACGCTGGCTGTACCTCGACGGCGACGTGGCCGCGGAATAG
- a CDS encoding cytochrome c oxidase subunit 3, translated as MGSVTTPATYPQALRSVKRPDPVAVGTIVWLGSEVMFFAGLFAIYFTLRSTSPELWAEETQLLNVPYATVNTIILVLSSVTCQMGVFAAERYQPYRTGGSPLKWGMVEWFYLTFFLGAIFVSGQVWEYAQLVAEGMPITANPYASAFYLTTGFHALHVTGGLIAFLFVIGRAYAVKNFGRKEMTTSIVVSYYWHFVDVVWIALFLVIYFLK; from the coding sequence ATGGGGAGTGTGACCACGCCAGCGACATACCCCCAGGCCCTCCGGTCCGTGAAACGGCCCGACCCGGTCGCCGTTGGCACCATCGTCTGGCTGGGCAGCGAAGTCATGTTCTTCGCCGGCCTCTTCGCGATCTACTTCACCCTGCGCAGCACCTCCCCTGAGCTGTGGGCCGAAGAGACGCAACTGCTGAACGTCCCCTACGCGACCGTCAACACGATCATCCTCGTGCTGTCCTCGGTCACGTGCCAGATGGGTGTCTTCGCGGCCGAGCGCTACCAGCCGTACCGCACCGGCGGCAGCCCCCTGAAGTGGGGCATGGTCGAGTGGTTCTACCTCACCTTCTTCCTGGGCGCGATCTTCGTGTCGGGTCAGGTGTGGGAGTACGCGCAGCTGGTCGCCGAGGGCATGCCCATCACGGCCAACCCGTATGCGTCGGCGTTCTACCTGACCACCGGGTTCCACGCGCTGCACGTCACCGGCGGTCTCATCGCCTTCCTGTTCGTGATCGGCCGCGCGTACGCCGTCAAGAACTTCGGGCGCAAAGAGATGACCACCTCGATCGTCGTGTCCTACTACTGGCACTTCGTCGACGTCGTCTGGATCGCCCTGTTCCTCGTCATCTACTTCCTGAAATAG
- a CDS encoding alpha/beta fold hydrolase, giving the protein MRFIDTADGARLAVEIHGSPGAVPVVVVPGGPCRDPAYLGDLAGLAQTRTLVILHPRGTPATGGLSRGWWTDAADLLGVADHLRAPTVDVIAHSAGTRLALAGAAQHPGRIRSLALVTPAAAWLTGAPHDGEALAAERNEPEIARALASMKGEAPTDETAFQRAVAAEAAAGYARWTPTERQHAAVGAMTWAAASAWFRDIPGDAAARIRAAPLPPTFVLGGRADILSGVEPVRAYADALGADLTLLENCGHYPWVEQPVAFRAALDDWLLLRTSSAPSIGSV; this is encoded by the coding sequence GTGCGGTTCATCGACACGGCCGACGGCGCCCGCCTCGCCGTCGAGATCCACGGCTCTCCCGGGGCAGTGCCGGTCGTCGTGGTGCCCGGCGGACCATGCCGCGACCCCGCGTACCTCGGCGACCTCGCCGGCCTCGCCCAGACGCGGACGCTCGTCATCCTGCACCCGCGGGGCACTCCAGCGACCGGCGGGCTCTCACGCGGGTGGTGGACGGATGCCGCCGACCTCCTCGGCGTCGCCGACCACCTGCGGGCGCCGACCGTCGATGTCATCGCCCACTCCGCGGGCACGCGACTGGCCCTCGCGGGCGCTGCCCAGCACCCGGGGAGGATCCGATCTCTGGCGCTCGTGACACCCGCCGCCGCGTGGCTGACCGGTGCGCCGCACGACGGCGAGGCGCTGGCCGCGGAGCGCAACGAGCCCGAGATCGCCCGCGCGCTCGCGTCGATGAAGGGCGAAGCACCCACGGACGAGACCGCGTTCCAGCGAGCGGTCGCCGCCGAAGCGGCCGCCGGGTACGCCCGGTGGACGCCGACCGAGCGGCAGCACGCCGCCGTCGGTGCGATGACGTGGGCGGCGGCCTCGGCATGGTTCCGCGACATCCCGGGTGATGCGGCCGCGCGCATCAGGGCCGCTCCCCTGCCGCCGACGTTCGTCCTGGGCGGGCGCGCCGACATCCTCAGCGGCGTCGAGCCAGTGCGGGCCTACGCCGATGCGCTCGGCGCGGATCTGACGTTGCTGGAGAACTGCGGCCACTATCCCTGGGTGGAGCAGCCCGTCGCCTTCCGCGCCGCCCTCGACGACTGGCTGCTCTTGCGCACCAGTTCCGCGCCGTCGATCGGCAGCGTCTAG
- a CDS encoding NAD(P)-binding domain-containing protein, whose translation MDTDARREVDVAVLGAGQAGLSAAYHLRRRGFSPVAHGADGATFVVLDREDAPGGAWQHRWASLRMATVNGIHELPGFPVPPADPDAPAREVLPPYFAEYERRFDLDVQRPVAVRAVRAMDTDPRGRLLVETDRGAWSARYIVNATGTWTRPFWPHYPGQELFRGRQLHTADYVSADEFAGQRVIVVGAGVSGVQLLEEISRVATTLWMTRREPEWIEEDFDIPARVAAIAGVEERVRQGLPPGSVISVTGMHWTPWAERARDRGVLQRLPMFTRIEEDGVRMPDGSFLAADVILWATGFRPALDHLAPLRLRTPEGGFRVAESRSLDDPRVFFIGYGPSASTVGANRAGRTVAAAIAAEPVAVDA comes from the coding sequence ATGGACACCGACGCGCGCCGCGAGGTGGATGTCGCCGTGCTCGGGGCGGGGCAGGCGGGCCTTTCGGCCGCCTACCACCTGCGTCGTCGGGGGTTCTCGCCGGTGGCGCACGGAGCGGATGGGGCCACCTTCGTGGTGCTCGACCGAGAGGACGCGCCCGGTGGCGCATGGCAGCACCGCTGGGCGTCGCTGCGCATGGCCACGGTCAACGGCATCCACGAGCTGCCCGGTTTCCCGGTCCCACCGGCTGACCCGGACGCGCCGGCGCGGGAAGTGCTGCCGCCGTATTTCGCCGAGTACGAACGGCGCTTCGACCTGGACGTGCAGCGCCCCGTCGCCGTCCGCGCCGTGCGCGCGATGGACACCGACCCGCGCGGCAGGCTGCTCGTGGAGACGGACCGCGGCGCGTGGTCGGCTCGGTACATCGTCAACGCCACCGGCACGTGGACCCGGCCGTTCTGGCCGCACTACCCCGGCCAGGAGCTGTTCCGTGGACGCCAACTGCACACCGCCGACTACGTCTCGGCCGACGAGTTCGCCGGTCAGCGCGTGATCGTGGTGGGAGCGGGGGTCTCGGGCGTGCAGCTGCTGGAGGAGATCTCCCGCGTCGCGACGACGTTGTGGATGACCCGGCGTGAACCCGAGTGGATCGAGGAGGACTTCGACATCCCCGCACGCGTGGCCGCGATCGCGGGTGTGGAGGAGCGGGTGCGTCAGGGCCTGCCTCCGGGCAGCGTCATCTCGGTCACCGGCATGCACTGGACGCCCTGGGCGGAGCGCGCGCGGGATCGCGGCGTGCTGCAGCGTCTGCCGATGTTCACCCGCATCGAGGAGGACGGCGTCCGCATGCCGGATGGATCGTTTCTCGCCGCCGACGTCATCCTGTGGGCCACCGGCTTCCGCCCGGCACTGGATCACCTCGCCCCCTTGCGTCTGCGGACGCCGGAGGGCGGCTTCCGGGTGGCCGAGTCGCGTTCGCTCGATGACCCGCGGGTGTTCTTCATCGGTTACGGGCCGTCGGCCTCGACGGTGGGAGCCAACCGCGCCGGCCGCACCGTGGCTGCGGCGATCGCCGCCGAGCCGGTTGCTGTCGACGCCTGA
- a CDS encoding nucleoside deaminase, which translates to MTLATALSATLPDWLVADLPDLPETLPTLEDRMDLVNALADRNWRAGNGGPFAAIVVEAESGRLVSAGVNVVLSSGLSSQHAEVTAIGLAQTALGRWDLGASGADLQLVVNWRPCVMCYGATMWSGVRSLVVAGEGPELEALSGFDEGPVVGDWIEQFEARGIRVVTDVRRDEAVRVFAAYGEADAVVYNARGSVA; encoded by the coding sequence ATGACTCTCGCCACCGCTCTCTCCGCCACGCTTCCCGACTGGCTCGTCGCCGACCTGCCCGATCTGCCGGAGACGCTGCCCACGCTGGAAGACCGCATGGATCTCGTCAACGCCCTCGCCGACCGCAACTGGCGTGCGGGCAACGGCGGTCCGTTCGCGGCGATCGTGGTGGAGGCCGAGTCGGGGCGACTCGTGTCGGCCGGCGTCAACGTCGTGCTGAGCTCGGGGCTCAGTTCGCAGCATGCCGAAGTCACGGCGATCGGCCTGGCCCAGACCGCGCTCGGGCGGTGGGACCTGGGGGCGTCCGGCGCCGACCTGCAGCTCGTGGTCAATTGGCGTCCGTGTGTCATGTGTTACGGCGCGACGATGTGGAGCGGCGTCCGCTCGCTCGTCGTGGCGGGTGAGGGTCCCGAGCTGGAAGCCCTCAGCGGGTTCGACGAGGGACCGGTCGTGGGTGACTGGATCGAGCAGTTCGAGGCCCGTGGCATCCGCGTCGTGACGGACGTCCGGCGGGATGAGGCCGTCCGAGTGTTCGCCGCGTACGGCGAGGCGGACGCGGTCGTCTACAACGCGCGCGGCTCCGTCGCCTGA
- a CDS encoding c-type cytochrome produces the protein MAREKKRRSTGRRSPLAAAVLIGVGLLMTGGLYAGATAAIAATEDESPANATLTVEDGKKLFQANCATCHGLDLQGSENGPSLYGVGELSVHFQVSTGRMPMQAQSPQAPQKPVQFTEEQIDAMAAFVQSTAPGPTYPEAEVLEGEGADLSHGAELFRINCAMCHNVAGAGGALTEGKYAPGLHTTTPLNMYAAMVTGPQNMPVFNDLNLTLEDKRDIIAYLVFLQEKDSPGGYALGSLGPVAEGLFIWVFGIGSLIALTVWITAKSN, from the coding sequence ATGGCACGTGAGAAGAAGCGACGCTCCACCGGCCGCCGGAGCCCCCTGGCCGCGGCCGTCCTGATCGGCGTGGGCCTGCTGATGACCGGCGGTCTCTACGCCGGTGCGACGGCAGCCATCGCCGCGACCGAAGACGAATCCCCCGCCAACGCCACCCTCACGGTGGAAGACGGCAAGAAGCTGTTCCAGGCGAACTGCGCGACCTGCCACGGACTCGACCTCCAGGGCAGCGAGAACGGCCCGTCGCTGTACGGCGTCGGTGAGCTGTCGGTGCACTTCCAGGTGTCCACCGGCCGCATGCCGATGCAGGCGCAGTCACCCCAGGCCCCGCAGAAGCCGGTGCAGTTCACCGAAGAGCAGATCGATGCGATGGCCGCCTTCGTGCAGTCCACCGCTCCCGGCCCGACCTACCCCGAGGCCGAGGTGCTCGAGGGTGAAGGCGCCGACCTGTCCCACGGTGCGGAGCTGTTCCGCATCAACTGCGCGATGTGCCACAACGTCGCCGGCGCCGGCGGTGCGCTCACCGAGGGCAAGTACGCCCCCGGCCTGCACACGACCACTCCGCTGAACATGTACGCGGCCATGGTCACCGGCCCGCAGAACATGCCCGTCTTCAACGACTTGAACCTGACCCTCGAGGACAAGCGCGACATCATCGCGTATCTGGTGTTCCTGCAGGAGAAGGACTCCCCCGGCGGCTACGCGCTCGGTTCGCTCGGCCCCGTCGCCGAGGGCCTGTTCATCTGGGTCTTCGGAATCGGCTCGCTGATCGCACTGACGGTGTGGATCACAGCGAAGTCCAACTGA
- a CDS encoding 5'-3' exonuclease → MSTRSDKLLLLDSASLYFRAFYGVPDSVRAADGTPVNAVRGLLDIVAKLVSTYHPTHLVACWDDDWRPQWRVDLIPSYKTHRVAEVVSGSPDVEVVPDPLEVQVPIIREALDVLGIPIVGAAEHEADDVIGTLATRADMPVDIVTGDRDLFQLIDDARDVRVIYTARGMSNLEIVTDATVLTKYGVHAAQYADYAALRGDSSDGLPGVAGIGEKSAATLLTAHGDLAGIVAAAEAGEGMPAGQRAKILAGADYLRVAPTVVEVVRDLDLPPVDDRLPDVDESRRAAAEALAQKWNLGSSMNRALAALAV, encoded by the coding sequence GTGTCCACTCGGTCAGACAAACTGCTCCTGCTCGACTCCGCGTCGCTGTACTTCCGGGCGTTCTACGGGGTGCCCGATTCGGTGCGCGCCGCGGACGGAACCCCCGTCAACGCCGTGCGGGGTCTCCTGGACATCGTGGCGAAGCTCGTGAGCACGTACCACCCGACGCATCTGGTGGCGTGCTGGGACGACGACTGGCGGCCGCAGTGGCGAGTCGACCTCATCCCGAGCTACAAGACGCATCGGGTCGCCGAGGTGGTGTCGGGCTCCCCTGATGTGGAGGTCGTACCCGATCCGCTCGAGGTGCAGGTCCCGATCATCCGCGAGGCGCTCGACGTCCTGGGGATCCCGATCGTCGGCGCCGCCGAGCACGAAGCGGACGACGTCATCGGCACCCTCGCGACGCGCGCCGACATGCCCGTCGACATCGTCACCGGCGACCGCGACCTCTTCCAGCTCATCGACGACGCCCGCGACGTCCGGGTCATCTACACCGCACGCGGCATGAGCAATCTCGAGATCGTGACGGATGCCACGGTCCTCACCAAGTACGGGGTGCATGCCGCCCAGTACGCCGACTACGCGGCGCTGCGGGGCGACAGCTCGGATGGGCTTCCCGGCGTCGCCGGCATCGGGGAGAAATCCGCTGCCACCCTCCTCACGGCGCACGGCGACCTCGCCGGGATCGTCGCCGCTGCCGAGGCGGGCGAGGGGATGCCGGCGGGCCAGCGTGCGAAGATCCTGGCCGGCGCCGACTACCTACGGGTCGCCCCGACGGTCGTGGAGGTCGTCCGTGACCTGGACCTGCCCCCGGTGGACGACCGTCTCCCGGACGTGGACGAATCGCGGCGCGCCGCCGCCGAGGCCCTCGCGCAGAAGTGGAATCTGGGCTCGTCCATGAACCGCGCCCTCGCCGCGCTCGCCGTCTGA
- a CDS encoding PHP domain-containing protein: protein MDPLDALTEIAYLLERERSSRYKSKAFRAAADAIAGLDDAQLRDPALRRRKGIGESTYTVIQQALAGGVPEYLATLREKAGMAGPSELRGALRGDLHSHSEWSDGLTPIEAMVDAARRLGHEYLALTDHSPRLRVANGLSPERLREQLSVVEGFRGDGFTLLSGIEVDILEDGALDQEPGLLDELDVVVASAHSLLRMERGPMTRRFVAAVSSPHVDVLGHVTGRLVEGSRGTRPPSTFDPVAVFEACAAHGVAVEINSRPERQDPPDDLLAIALEKGCLFAIDSDAHAPGQLSLLDYGAARAERAGVPAERIVTTWPLAKLREWLGRDR from the coding sequence GTGGACCCGCTCGACGCCCTCACCGAGATCGCGTATCTGCTCGAGCGGGAGCGGTCGAGCAGGTACAAGTCCAAGGCGTTCCGTGCGGCCGCCGACGCGATCGCCGGCCTCGACGACGCGCAGCTGCGCGATCCGGCTCTGCGCCGACGCAAGGGCATCGGCGAGTCGACCTACACCGTCATCCAGCAGGCGCTGGCCGGCGGCGTGCCGGAGTATCTGGCGACCCTGCGCGAGAAAGCGGGCATGGCGGGCCCCTCAGAACTGCGCGGCGCCCTCCGCGGGGATCTGCACAGCCACAGCGAGTGGTCCGACGGGCTCACGCCCATCGAGGCGATGGTGGATGCCGCGCGGCGCCTGGGCCACGAATACCTGGCCCTGACCGACCACTCGCCCCGGCTGCGCGTGGCCAACGGCCTGTCTCCCGAGCGGCTGCGGGAACAGCTGAGCGTGGTCGAGGGTTTCCGCGGCGACGGATTCACGCTCCTCAGCGGAATCGAAGTGGACATCCTCGAAGACGGTGCCCTGGACCAGGAGCCCGGCCTGCTGGATGAACTGGATGTCGTGGTCGCGTCGGCGCATTCCCTGCTGCGGATGGAGCGCGGCCCCATGACCCGGCGTTTCGTCGCCGCCGTCTCCAGCCCGCACGTCGATGTCCTCGGGCATGTCACGGGGCGGCTGGTCGAGGGATCCCGGGGCACCCGCCCGCCGTCGACGTTCGACCCGGTGGCCGTGTTCGAGGCATGTGCGGCGCACGGCGTCGCGGTCGAGATCAACTCCCGCCCGGAGCGTCAGGATCCGCCCGATGACCTGCTGGCGATCGCGCTGGAGAAGGGCTGCCTGTTCGCCATCGACTCCGACGCGCATGCCCCCGGCCAGCTGTCGCTGCTGGACTACGGTGCGGCGCGCGCCGAGCGTGCCGGGGTTCCCGCCGAGCGGATCGTGACGACGTGGCCGCTCGCGAAGCTGCGGGAATGGCTCGGCCGCGACCGATGA
- the trpD gene encoding anthranilate phosphoribosyltransferase, which translates to MAEQYAWPELLTSLLGGEDLSVSESTWAMRRIMRGEATPSQLAGFLVALRAKGETVDEIVGFRDAILEAALPLPVPAGVLDIVGTGGDRYGTVNVSSMAAIVAAASGVPVVKHGNRAASSSSGSSDVLSALGIDLALSPEAVAETLARTGITFAFAAAFHPGFRHAGPTRAELGVPTVFNFLGPLCNPARAEANAVGVAHLDRVPLITGVFRTRGATALVFRGDDGLDELTTTGHSRLWEISLGDVHEHDLDPRDLDIPLADIDDLLGGDPAHNAAVVRRVLAGDPGPVRDIVLLNAAAGIVAYRLFRDPAQAQQPIVERLAQARDEAAAAIDDGRAAAKLDAWVAATQELAG; encoded by the coding sequence ATGGCGGAGCAGTATGCGTGGCCCGAACTTCTCACGAGCCTTCTGGGCGGAGAAGACCTGAGCGTGTCGGAGTCGACCTGGGCGATGCGCCGCATCATGCGCGGTGAGGCGACCCCCTCCCAGCTGGCCGGCTTCCTCGTCGCGCTGCGGGCCAAGGGCGAGACCGTGGATGAGATCGTGGGGTTTCGCGACGCGATCCTCGAGGCGGCGCTCCCGCTGCCCGTCCCCGCCGGCGTGCTCGACATCGTCGGCACCGGCGGAGATCGTTACGGCACTGTGAACGTCTCGAGCATGGCGGCCATCGTGGCCGCCGCATCCGGTGTGCCCGTCGTCAAGCACGGCAACCGGGCGGCCAGTTCGTCGTCGGGCTCCTCGGACGTGCTCTCCGCACTGGGCATCGACCTCGCGCTGAGCCCCGAGGCCGTCGCCGAGACCCTCGCCCGCACGGGCATCACGTTCGCTTTCGCCGCCGCATTCCACCCCGGGTTCCGCCACGCGGGGCCCACGCGCGCCGAACTGGGCGTGCCCACCGTCTTCAACTTCCTCGGCCCGCTGTGCAACCCCGCCCGCGCCGAGGCCAACGCCGTCGGCGTGGCGCACCTGGATCGCGTGCCGCTGATCACCGGCGTCTTCCGCACGCGAGGGGCGACGGCGCTGGTCTTCCGCGGCGACGACGGCTTGGACGAGCTGACCACGACCGGCCACAGCCGCCTGTGGGAGATCAGCCTGGGCGACGTGCACGAGCACGACCTCGACCCGCGGGATCTCGACATCCCCCTGGCCGACATCGACGATCTGCTCGGGGGAGACCCCGCGCACAACGCCGCAGTCGTGCGCCGCGTGCTCGCCGGCGACCCGGGTCCCGTGCGCGACATCGTGCTGCTCAACGCCGCCGCCGGCATCGTCGCCTACCGGCTGTTCCGCGACCCCGCGCAGGCCCAGCAGCCCATCGTCGAGCGGCTCGCCCAGGCTCGTGACGAGGCGGCCGCTGCCATCGACGACGGCCGGGCCGCGGCGAAGCTGGACGCGTGGGTCGCAGCCACGCAGGAGCTGGCGGGCTGA
- a CDS encoding FUSC family protein, which translates to MRIPATFRSPRRGPLLQVLKSAIAVVAAWIVAAWLVQGPPPVFAAIAALLVVQPSLNQSFTKAIERSIGVVAGVVIASVLGILLGTHPWVTLLATAVALLAAWALKLTPGTSNQVGISALLVLSLGTATPGYAVDRVLETLIGAVIGFLVNLAVVPPVAVGPAREKSDGLGSEIADALDRLAGALSHPRTRAELEELLLTARLLRPMRDAAEKAIDDANDSLTFNPRGRQVRAAVARAQEELDMFGPISTQVIGMTRAVVDRYDPGIVDEPSVRAIAEQLRRAAHDVRLRVSAGAVAGPSEPHPGEPPALTRPLQVTAPSADHWVLVGSLLVDLHRIHENLVGD; encoded by the coding sequence ATGCGCATTCCCGCGACCTTCCGCTCCCCCCGGCGCGGGCCGCTGCTGCAGGTGCTGAAGTCGGCCATCGCGGTCGTCGCGGCGTGGATCGTCGCCGCCTGGCTCGTGCAGGGCCCGCCGCCGGTGTTCGCGGCCATCGCGGCGCTGCTGGTGGTGCAGCCGAGTCTGAACCAGTCGTTCACGAAGGCCATCGAGCGCAGCATCGGCGTGGTCGCCGGCGTCGTCATCGCATCGGTGCTCGGCATCCTGCTGGGCACCCATCCGTGGGTGACGCTGCTGGCCACGGCCGTCGCGCTCTTGGCGGCGTGGGCCCTCAAGCTCACCCCCGGAACGTCGAACCAGGTGGGCATCAGCGCGCTCCTGGTGCTGTCGCTGGGCACCGCGACGCCGGGATACGCCGTCGACCGGGTGCTGGAGACCCTCATCGGCGCGGTGATCGGCTTCCTGGTGAACCTCGCCGTCGTGCCGCCGGTGGCTGTCGGCCCCGCGCGCGAGAAGAGCGACGGACTCGGCAGCGAGATCGCCGACGCCCTCGACCGCCTGGCCGGCGCGCTCTCCCATCCCCGCACGAGGGCGGAGCTGGAAGAGCTGCTGCTGACCGCCCGGTTGCTGCGTCCCATGCGCGACGCCGCCGAGAAGGCCATCGACGATGCCAACGACTCGCTCACCTTCAATCCGCGGGGGCGTCAAGTGCGCGCCGCCGTCGCCCGCGCGCAGGAAGAACTCGACATGTTCGGCCCGATCAGCACGCAGGTGATCGGGATGACCCGTGCCGTCGTCGACCGCTACGACCCCGGCATCGTCGACGAGCCGTCGGTGCGCGCCATCGCCGAGCAGCTGCGCCGCGCCGCTCATGACGTGCGCCTGCGGGTGTCCGCCGGCGCGGTCGCCGGCCCGTCCGAGCCTCATCCGGGCGAGCCGCCCGCGCTCACGCGCCCGCTGCAGGTGACCGCGCCCTCGGCCGATCACTGGGTGCTCGTGGGGTCGCTGCTGGTCGATCTGCACCGCATCCACGAGAACCTCGTCGGCGACTGA
- a CDS encoding CynX/NimT family MFS transporter, with amino-acid sequence MTPGRAPAAGRALPWLLIWGVLVAALSLRGPIVSPTPVLRDIERDLGLTPASVALLTTVPVLMFAILTPVAAFVIRRSGPERALLITLAGVLVGTVMRAVPGFGWMLAGTVVIGAAITVGNIVIPVIIRRDVPPGRVSLVTAAYVAMLNAGSLLTSLLTAPLAALTGWPVALLLWSLLTVAGILLWGAHLARWRRAGVDPATRYSGEDAVRPGPTDDIDPRTLTGPMPVISAKGGSFLRRPVPWLLLATFACQTFIYFGLTTWLPVISGDLLALDQTAAGALASIFQGAGIIGAFVVPALTRVAPSWVTVAIISGSWLVLTVGVLTAPSLMILWLSIGAIGHSGGFVAIFSALVQGARSDSEAAGMSALVQGGGYAIGALAGPVLGAVYAATGDWSGVLTLLIVVAAVYTVLLAASFAAVRRAGR; translated from the coding sequence ATGACCCCTGGGCGTGCGCCTGCTGCCGGGCGGGCACTCCCGTGGCTGCTGATCTGGGGTGTGCTCGTCGCGGCGTTGAGCCTGCGCGGGCCCATTGTCTCGCCGACGCCCGTGCTCCGCGACATCGAGCGCGACCTCGGGCTCACGCCTGCATCCGTCGCGCTGCTGACGACGGTTCCCGTGCTGATGTTCGCGATCCTGACGCCGGTCGCCGCGTTCGTCATCCGCCGCTCCGGGCCCGAGCGGGCGCTGCTGATCACCCTCGCCGGTGTGCTGGTGGGCACGGTGATGCGGGCGGTGCCGGGCTTCGGGTGGATGCTGGCGGGCACGGTCGTGATCGGCGCCGCGATCACCGTCGGCAATATCGTGATCCCCGTCATCATCCGCCGCGATGTGCCGCCCGGGCGCGTGAGCCTCGTGACCGCCGCCTACGTCGCGATGCTCAATGCCGGGTCGTTGCTGACGTCGCTGCTGACGGCCCCACTGGCCGCGCTCACGGGCTGGCCGGTGGCGCTGCTGCTGTGGTCGCTGCTGACGGTGGCGGGCATCCTCCTGTGGGGAGCGCACCTCGCCCGGTGGCGTCGCGCGGGCGTCGACCCCGCCACGAGATACTCCGGCGAGGACGCCGTGCGGCCGGGGCCGACCGACGACATCGATCCGCGCACCCTGACCGGACCCATGCCCGTCATCTCGGCGAAGGGCGGCTCGTTCCTGCGCCGCCCGGTGCCCTGGCTGCTGCTGGCGACCTTCGCGTGCCAGACGTTCATCTACTTCGGCCTCACCACGTGGCTGCCGGTGATCTCCGGCGACCTGCTCGCGCTGGATCAGACCGCCGCCGGCGCCTTGGCGTCGATCTTCCAGGGGGCGGGCATCATCGGTGCCTTCGTGGTCCCTGCGCTGACGCGCGTCGCGCCGTCATGGGTCACCGTCGCCATCATCAGCGGCAGCTGGCTCGTCCTCACCGTGGGCGTGCTCACGGCGCCGTCGCTCATGATCCTGTGGCTCTCGATCGGCGCCATCGGCCATTCCGGCGGATTCGTCGCGATCTTCAGTGCGCTCGTGCAGGGGGCACGCTCGGACAGCGAGGCGGCCGGCATGTCGGCGCTCGTGCAGGGCGGTGGCTACGCGATCGGCGCGCTGGCGGGGCCCGTCCTGGGCGCCGTGTACGCGGCCACGGGGGACTGGTCGGGGGTGCTGACCCTGCTGATCGTCGTGGCGGCGGTGTACACCGTCCTGCTGGCGGCCTCGTTCGCCGCGGTCCGTCGCGCGGGCCGCTGA